In the Maribacter sp. MJ134 genome, one interval contains:
- a CDS encoding M24 family metallopeptidase, with product MKRLPLFFLVLLCTNLFGQEAMRRWRKMNQVRQDKFDLVLPSAMRENNIDMWIVTNREGNLDPLYADMGEGYVTANAYYIFYDTGEERIERAALGVGGYLLKEGGAYDYFGAADELKEFVQKRNPKTIGLNISKNFGGADGLTHSAYLELSEILGEDYAKRFVSAEKLVSDFRSRRVASEIAIYGEAGEFSYTIAERAFSNEVITPGVTTLEDVAWFMKEEQYKNNLGSSFGMPSVYITGPDGVVATSSDRIIQRGDVLMLDWGVGLMNMFTDMKRMAYVLKEGETEVPAGIKNAFDQGVKVRDIIKKTIQPGVTAQKAEDAVYAALTKAGFNKMKGFNKYTDLDKTDVIIGCHSVGNWGHGIGPSIAFFNPVRLGYELKPSNLISIELFAYTKVPEWGGKKLRVPLEDDAVITERGIEWLYPINPKVLVIK from the coding sequence ATGAAAAGATTACCCTTATTTTTCCTCGTACTCCTATGCACCAATCTATTTGGTCAGGAAGCCATGCGCCGTTGGCGTAAAATGAATCAAGTACGGCAAGATAAATTTGATTTGGTCTTACCCTCTGCCATGAGGGAAAACAACATAGACATGTGGATTGTGACCAATAGAGAAGGTAATCTAGACCCCTTGTATGCCGATATGGGCGAAGGCTACGTTACCGCAAATGCGTATTATATCTTTTATGATACAGGTGAAGAACGTATAGAACGTGCAGCGTTGGGTGTAGGGGGCTATTTGCTGAAGGAAGGTGGTGCGTACGACTATTTTGGTGCAGCGGACGAATTGAAGGAGTTCGTTCAGAAACGAAATCCCAAAACCATTGGTCTTAATATCTCTAAAAACTTTGGAGGAGCGGACGGACTCACCCACTCAGCTTATCTAGAGCTTTCGGAAATTCTGGGTGAGGATTATGCCAAGCGTTTTGTTTCCGCTGAAAAATTGGTATCTGATTTTCGTTCGCGTCGTGTGGCCAGTGAAATTGCCATATACGGTGAGGCAGGTGAATTCTCCTATACCATTGCCGAAAGGGCTTTTTCTAACGAGGTAATTACGCCCGGGGTCACTACCTTGGAAGACGTGGCCTGGTTCATGAAAGAGGAGCAGTATAAAAATAATCTGGGTTCTTCCTTTGGAATGCCTTCTGTTTATATAACGGGTCCAGATGGTGTTGTGGCCACCTCTAGCGACCGTATCATACAACGGGGTGATGTGCTAATGTTGGATTGGGGCGTTGGCCTTATGAACATGTTTACCGATATGAAACGTATGGCCTACGTATTAAAAGAGGGCGAAACCGAAGTTCCCGCAGGCATTAAGAATGCTTTTGACCAAGGGGTAAAGGTTCGGGATATTATCAAAAAAACGATACAACCCGGTGTAACGGCGCAAAAGGCAGAAGATGCGGTATATGCGGCCTTGACCAAAGCGGGGTTCAACAAAATGAAAGGTTTTAATAAATATACCGATTTGGATAAGACCGATGTTATTATCGGCTGTCACTCCGTTGGCAACTGGGGACACGGAATTGGTCCGTCTATCGCGTTTTTCAATCCCGTACGTTTGGGGTATGAGCTAAAACCTTCAAATCTGATATCCATTGAACTGTTCGCTTATACCAAAGTTCCGGAATGGGGCGGTAAAAAACTGCGTGTTCCTTTAGAGGATGATGCGGTCATTACCGAACGTGGTATTGAGTGGTTGTACCCTATAAATCCTAAGGTGTTGGTGATTAAGTGA
- a CDS encoding glycosyltransferase, producing MQQKNTEKGLTRTLLVIGCHWPEPNATAAGVRMLQLLRFFLEQNYKITFVAAMQENEYVQPLKDMGVRTTTISLNSNSFDIFLKDLEPQVVLFDRFITEEQFGWRVAEHCPHALRVLDTEDLHSLRHVREQAFKKGVAFTVDAWLQEDKTKREIASIYRCDIALIISSFEMELLQETLQIDSSLLLHLPFMVDEKDIPNPLPAFKERTDFVFIGGGKHAPNVDAIKYLKQAIWPKISAALPKVSLHIYGAYLPQQIHEMHDSTSGFLVHGKAASVKEVMLANRVCLGPLRFGAGIKGKLLHAMQFGTPSITTTVGAEGMYGTMDWNGFIRDEPVDFANAAIQLYGDSVTWTRAQEQGKKIINQYYNRILLEKALADRLQETAQNIVAHRRHNFIGSLLQHQTMASTKYMSKWIEEKNKK from the coding sequence TTGCAACAAAAAAACACCGAAAAGGGATTGACCAGAACACTTCTCGTTATCGGTTGCCACTGGCCAGAGCCCAACGCGACGGCGGCTGGGGTGAGGATGCTGCAATTACTTCGTTTTTTCCTAGAGCAAAACTATAAGATTACGTTTGTCGCGGCCATGCAAGAAAATGAGTATGTGCAACCGTTAAAGGATATGGGTGTTCGGACTACTACAATCAGTTTGAACAGTAACTCTTTTGATATTTTTTTGAAGGATTTAGAACCGCAAGTGGTGCTGTTTGACCGTTTTATAACCGAAGAGCAATTTGGTTGGAGGGTTGCCGAACATTGTCCCCACGCTCTACGGGTTTTGGATACGGAGGACTTACATTCCCTGCGTCATGTACGTGAACAGGCTTTTAAAAAAGGAGTCGCGTTTACGGTAGATGCCTGGTTGCAGGAAGATAAGACCAAGCGGGAAATTGCAAGTATATATCGTTGTGACATCGCCTTGATTATTTCTAGCTTCGAAATGGAACTTCTTCAGGAAACACTTCAAATAGATTCGAGCCTACTGCTTCATCTTCCTTTTATGGTTGATGAGAAGGATATACCTAATCCCTTACCAGCATTTAAGGAACGTACCGATTTTGTATTCATAGGAGGTGGAAAGCATGCCCCGAATGTGGATGCTATCAAATACCTGAAACAAGCGATATGGCCTAAAATAAGCGCTGCCTTGCCGAAGGTTAGCTTACATATTTATGGTGCTTATCTTCCGCAACAGATTCATGAAATGCACGATTCAACATCAGGGTTTTTGGTTCATGGAAAGGCTGCCTCGGTAAAAGAGGTGATGCTAGCCAATCGTGTTTGTCTGGGACCTTTGCGATTTGGGGCGGGAATTAAGGGAAAATTACTCCATGCCATGCAATTTGGTACGCCGAGTATTACTACCACTGTTGGTGCGGAAGGCATGTATGGCACGATGGATTGGAACGGGTTTATTAGGGACGAACCGGTGGATTTTGCGAACGCTGCCATCCAATTGTACGGTGATTCCGTTACTTGGACAAGAGCCCAAGAACAAGGTAAAAAAATCATAAATCAGTACTATAATCGCATTCTTCTGGAAAAAGCCTTGGCTGATAGATTACAAGAGACAGCCCAAAATATAGTGGCACACCGCAGACATAATTTTATAGGCAGCCTATTACAGCATCAAACTATGGCCAGTACCAAATACATGAGTAAGTGGATTGAGGAGAAGAACAAAAAATAG
- a CDS encoding DEAD/DEAH box helicase, whose translation MKLEKDTTEKTLYDYQEEDLNAIFKHLEESPDNTNLLYQLPTGGGKTVVFSEIAKRYIEKKKKKVVVLTHRIELSLQTSKMLHGFGVNNKIINSEVKELIDQDEFMCFVAMVETLNNRLQEEKVEINNIGLVIIDEAHYNSFRKLFKYFENAVILGVTATPLSSNIKLPMKENYKKLIVGESIESLIGRKFLAKANMYNYDVSLQSLKLGINGDYTVKSSDELYGNHSMLGKLLTAYTEIALGTKTLIFNNGINTSRYVYETFKKAGYNVRHLDNKNTAAERKEILQWFSETPDAILSSVSILTTGFDEPTVETIILNRATRSLTLYFQMIGRGSRYLPNKEEFTVVDMGNNIARFGLWSAPVDWQEIFHFPDFFLENIKNDEEIEREFVYEMPQALREQFAKSENIEFDIKAEYKKSFANGEKSKLVLEKSIEQHAQICVENAEDVFDARILAKQLKEEIAYRVRQYSYCIMNNTKNYKEWLEEDYERKLRSKISKKFAARM comes from the coding sequence TTGAAGCTAGAAAAAGATACTACTGAAAAAACATTGTACGATTATCAGGAAGAGGATTTAAATGCCATTTTTAAGCATTTAGAGGAAAGCCCCGATAATACCAACCTGTTATACCAATTACCCACGGGTGGAGGGAAAACGGTAGTCTTTTCCGAAATCGCCAAGCGATACATAGAGAAAAAAAAGAAAAAGGTCGTAGTGCTTACGCATCGCATAGAGCTTAGTCTACAGACATCAAAAATGCTACATGGTTTCGGGGTCAACAATAAAATCATCAACAGCGAGGTGAAGGAACTCATTGACCAAGATGAGTTCATGTGCTTTGTAGCGATGGTAGAAACCTTAAACAATAGGCTGCAGGAAGAAAAGGTAGAAATCAACAATATTGGTCTGGTTATCATCGATGAGGCGCATTACAACTCCTTCCGAAAGCTGTTCAAGTATTTTGAAAACGCCGTCATTCTCGGGGTTACAGCAACTCCTTTGAGTAGTAACATAAAACTTCCCATGAAGGAAAACTATAAAAAGTTGATCGTGGGGGAGTCCATAGAATCATTGATCGGCAGAAAGTTCCTGGCCAAGGCCAATATGTACAACTACGATGTAAGTCTACAGAGTTTAAAGTTGGGCATTAACGGGGATTACACCGTAAAATCTTCAGATGAGCTTTATGGTAACCATAGTATGTTGGGCAAATTGTTAACGGCCTATACGGAAATTGCTTTGGGCACCAAGACCTTGATATTCAATAATGGTATCAATACTTCCAGGTATGTATATGAAACCTTTAAAAAAGCAGGGTATAACGTCCGTCATTTGGATAATAAAAATACTGCGGCAGAACGTAAAGAGATTTTGCAGTGGTTTTCAGAAACCCCGGATGCCATCCTTAGTTCGGTTAGCATTTTAACTACAGGGTTCGATGAGCCAACGGTAGAAACCATTATCTTGAACAGGGCAACCCGTTCGCTTACCCTTTATTTCCAAATGATTGGTCGTGGGTCGCGCTACCTTCCCAATAAAGAAGAGTTTACGGTGGTGGATATGGGAAATAATATTGCCCGTTTTGGTTTGTGGAGCGCTCCGGTGGATTGGCAAGAAATTTTTCATTTCCCTGATTTCTTCTTAGAGAACATCAAGAACGATGAAGAAATAGAGCGGGAATTTGTTTATGAAATGCCACAGGCGCTTAGGGAACAGTTCGCAAAATCAGAGAACATAGAATTTGATATTAAGGCAGAATACAAGAAAAGCTTTGCCAACGGAGAAAAATCCAAACTGGTCCTCGAAAAGAGTATTGAGCAGCATGCGCAAATTTGCGTGGAGAACGCAGAAGATGTTTTTGACGCCCGTATACTGGCCAAACAACTTAAAGAAGAAATCGCCTACCGGGTACGCCAATATTCCTACTGCATCATGAACAATACCAAGAACTACAAGGAGTGGCTAGAGGAAGATTACGAACGTAAACTGCGTTCCAAAATTTCAAAAAAGTTCGCGGCGAGGATGTAG